The Lucilia cuprina isolate Lc7/37 chromosome 5, ASM2204524v1, whole genome shotgun sequence genome includes a window with the following:
- the LOC111676588 gene encoding peptidoglycan-recognition protein LA isoform X2, which yields MKLLLKVNSEKTRQRHKYSQISDSPSKPKKRINQTRTTNTSSFSQRLTTTSKLLSILIALVLIVAGIVIYVEVTREKTPHLPRGPIYFGNTYEHDTFPNLGNGHLVVDRLQWGASELANKLTIPLKHPIPYVMITHIGVQSTPCYTIYKCSIKMRTIQDSAIAEKGLPDIQSNFYVGSDGYVYVGRGWNWANTYANNSLAITFMGDFGRYQPNDKQIEATQYLLAHASTNKYIDLNYKLVAQNQTKQSKSPGANVYRIIKNWPHFYPCSMDDNPKCGTELGMPYPWEGNM from the exons atgaaactattattaaaagtaaattccGAAAAGACTCGCCAACGTCACAAATACTCACAAATCAGTGATTCCCCATCGAAGCCAAAGAAAC GAATCAATCAAACAAGAACGACTAATACATCATCATTTTCACAAAGACTCACAACCACATCGAAACTACTTTCGATACTTATTGCCCTGGTATTAATCGTAGCTGGTATAGTAATCTATGTTGAGGTAACGCGAGAAAAAACGCCACATCTGCCGAGGGGACCCATATATTTTGGAAACACTTATGAACACGATACAT TTCCGAATTTAGGAAATGGTCATCTAGTAGTTGATCGCTTGCAATGGGGAGCTTCAGAGTTGGCGAATAAACTGACAATACCCTTGAAACATCCCATTCCCTACGTGATGATAACCCACATTGGAGTTCAGTCAACACCCTGTTATACAATATATAAGTGCTCAATTAAAATGCGCACAATACAAGATTCAGCAATTGCCGAAAAAGGTCTTCCAGACATACAATCAAATTTCTAT GTGGGTTCGGATGGTTATGTCTATGTTGGACGTGGTTGGAATTGGGCAAACACATACGCTAACAATTCGTTGGCCATCACATTTATGGGTGACTTTGGACGGTACCAACCAAACGACAAACAAATCGAAGCCACACAATATTTATTGGCACATGCTTCTACCAAcaaatatattgatttaaattataaattggtGGCTCAAAATCAG ACAAAGCAATCAAAGAGTCCGGGCGCCAATGTATATCGTATAATTAAGAACTGGCCACACTTTTATCCCTGCAGCATGGATGACAATCCAAAGTGCGGCACCGAACTGGGAATGCCATATCCATGGGAGGggaatatgtaa